The Synchiropus splendidus isolate RoL2022-P1 chromosome 8, RoL_Sspl_1.0, whole genome shotgun sequence genome has a window encoding:
- the LOC128763871 gene encoding retinitis pigmentosa 1-like 1 protein — MWTLLLTTLLAGSVAPQPVGSEHGGPTAVAFIRVRGQQELRLTCGGGEGLVKSWLTPFGEVISPGQLGDPVYMRPDGTLTLSRTSSLHSGRYHCLLQHQRGSTMFIYDLEVDPGNHQNQSKEISGRSRRRVRSVMPENLEKGHLAASVAASLTMTFVVGFSFGALSRTPFSRCFEAITRRFKSPQRARRSSSLDEDSDVTMATLPPTYDNQAFQVECDGTVKHEEQFVPPKPQRSFRSKPVDQEATVEMEGCDFGSQEEGWWRKSCEEESKCSDTDEQEKDLVAGGEEMWSDKSSGREVKLNEDGGRVIAEEKSQQEGEDDWRTRVEIGIWSDGIQLEERGMRVGGEEDMWGDQRTGEEEKLRREEELNEYKRGGSAEEGKSPEEVGEDWRTRVEFGIGMWSDAIQVEETEMKVGGEEDVWGDQRTGIEEKLRREKELNEHRWGGSAEEVKSPEEAGEDWRTRVEFGNGMWSDVIQVEETEMKVGGEEVIWGDKRREVEGKLCREKEGRGNKVELDSRRVWEDEISVNMRIWSDGERVEEQDDVEEVETSKEHKEEVKDQELLRDQGGEVTVQKAMKNREEVVNQVEMVSLKVEEHREDMRVQEEMKEVKDQEDVSDKEEEVKVQEDLAYQVKDEEGEEVQRIKSEEDDISELSSSDSEEETGGEIQEETQESPPPAPSPPRGRRSRVIRLYQYDEEGQLFSHLPTSDPTPRLKQRSASLTRLSAIMAAATAGPMDAPRTGSGTAAEEKTFFHMEI, encoded by the exons ATGTGGACCTTGTTGTTGACAACCCTCCTTGCTGGCTCTGTGGCTCCACAACCAGTAGGTTCTGAACATGGGGGTCCAACTGCCGTGGCCTTTAtaagggtcagaggtcagcaggagCTGAGGTTAACctgtggaggtggagaag GTCTGGTGAAGTCCTGGCTTACCCCTTTTGGAGAGGTCATCTCTCCTGGACAGCTTGGTGACCCGGTCTACATGCGCCCTGATGGGACTCTGACGCTCTCCAGGACCAGCAGCCTCCATTCAGGCCGCTACCACTGTCTCCTGCAGCACCAACGAGGATCCACCATGTTCATCTACGACCTCGAGGTTGACCCCGGAAACCATCAGAACCAGAGCAAAGAAATCTCTGGGAGGTCCAGAAGGCGGGTCCGGTCAGTGATGCCGGAGAACCTGGAGAAAGGACACTTGGCTGCCTCTGTCGCAGCCTCACTCACGATGACGTTTGTCGTGGGCTTCAGTTTCGGAGCTCTGAGTCGCACACCGTTCTCCAG GTGTTTTGAAGCCATAACCAGAAGGTTCAAGTCACCGCAGCGAGCACGGCGGTCCAGCAGTCTAGACGAAGATTCCGACGTGACCATGGCGACCCTGCCGCCTACGTACGACAACCAGGCCTTTCAGGTGGAGTGTGATGGCACTGTGAAGCATGAGGAGCAGTTTGTTCCCCCAAAACCACAGAGGAGCTTCAGGAGCAAACCAGTGGATCAGGAAGCCACTGTTGAGATGGAGGGATGTGACTTTGGGAGTCAGGAGGAAGGGTGGTGGCGGAAGAGTTGTGAGGAGGAGAGTAAATGTTCAGACACAGATGAGCAGGAGAAGGACTTGGTGGCTGGTGGTGAGGAGATGTGGAGTGATAAGAGTTCAGGAAGAGAGGTGAAACTGAatgaagatggaggaagagTGATTGCGGAGGAAAAGTCTCAacaggaaggagaagatgaCTGGAGGACGAGAGTGGAGATTGGAATATGGAGTGATGGGATTCAGTTggaggagagagggatgagGGTGGGAGGTGAGGAGGACATGTGGGGAGATCAGAGAACAGGGGAAGAGGAGAAgttgagaagagaggaggagctgaATGAATACAAAAGGGGAGGGAGTGCAGAGGAAGGGAAGTCTCCGGAGGAGGTGGGAGAAGATTGGAGGACGAGAGTGGAGTTTGGAATTGGGATGTGGAGTGATGCgattcaggtggaggagacggagATGAAGGTGGGAGGTGAGGAGGACGTGTGGGGAGATCAGAGAACAGGGATAGAGGAGAAGTTGAGAAGAGAGAAGGAGCTGAATGAACATAGATGGGGAGGGAGTGCAGAGGAAGTGAAGTCTCCAGAGGAGGCGGGAGAGGACTGGAGGACGAGAGTGGAGTTTGGGAATGGGATGTGGAGTGATGTgattcaggtggaggagacagagatgaaggTGGGAGGTGAGGAGGTCATATGGGGAGATAAGAGAAGAGAGGTAGAGGGGAAGTTGTgtagagagaaggagggaagagGCAACAAGGTGGAGCTGGATAGTAGGAGGGTTTGGGAAGACGAGATAAGTGTTAATATGAGAATATGGAGTGAtggagagagagtggaggagcaaGATGATGTAGAGGAGGTGGAGACTAGTAAGGAGCataaggaggaggtgaaggatcAAGAACTGCTGAGGGATCAGGGAGGGGAAGTGACGGTTCAGAAGGCGATGAAGAATCGAGAGGAAGTGGTGAATCAGGTGGAGATGGTGTCTCTAAAGGTGGAGGAACACAGGGAGGACATGAGGGTTCAAGAAGAAATGAAGGAGGTCAAGGATCAAGAGGACGTTAGTGataaagaagaggaagtgaaagttCAGGAGGACCTGGCGTATCAGGTGAAGGATGAGGAGGGTGAAGAGGTGCAAAGGATAAAGAGTGAGGAAGATGACATCAGTGAGCTCTCGTCCTCCGACTCAGAGGAGGAGACAGGAGGTGAGATACAGGAGGAGACCCAGGAGTCTCCACCTCCCGCTCCATCTCCTCCGCGAGGTCGCAGGAGTCGCGTCATCCGTCTGTATCAGTACGACGAGGAGGGTCAGCTGTTCTCCCACCtgccgacctctgaccccacacCCAGACTCAAGCAGCGCTCCGCCTCTCTGACGCGCCTCAGTGCCATCATGGCCGCCGCCACTGCTGGACCTATGGACGCTCCTCGGACAGGAAGCGggacagcagcagaggagaagacGTTCTTTCACATGGAGATATGA